The Pseudomonas sp. GD03919 region ATCTGCGACAAGCTCGACCGCGTCGGCTACTGGTCGCTGGAAGTCTGGGGTGGCGCCACCTTCGACGCCTGCGTGCGCTTTCTCAAGGAAGACCCGTGGGAGCGCCTGCGCCAACTCAAGGCCGCGCTGCCCAACACCCGCCTGCAGATGCTCCTGCGCGGACAGAACCTGCTCGGCTATCGCCATTACAGCGATGACGTGGTCAAGGCATTCGTGGCCAAGGCCGCGGTCAACGGCATCGACGTGTTCCGCATTTTCGACGCGATGAACGACGTGCGAAACCTGCGCGTGGCCATCGAGGCGGTCAAGGCTGCCGGCAAGCATGCCCAGGGCACCATCGCCTATACCACCAGCCCGGTGCACACCAACGAGGCCTTCGTCGCCCAGGCCAAGGCCATGCAGGCGATGGGCATCGACTCCATCGCCATCAAGGACATGGCCGGCCTGCTCACGCCCTATGCCACCTTCGAACTGGTCAAGGCGCTGAAGAGCGAAGTCGACCTGCCGGTGTTCATCCACAGCCATGACACCGCCGGCCTTGGCGCCATGTGCCAGCTCAAGGCCATCGAAGCCGGTGCCGACCATATCGACACGGCCATCTCCAGCCTGGCCTGGGGCACCAGCCATCCGGGTACCGAGTCGATGGTCGCCGCGCTCAAGGGCAGCCCTTATGACACCGGCCTGGATCTGCAGCTGATCCAGGAAATCGGCATGTACTTCCATGCCGTGCGCAAGAAGTACCACCAGTTCGAGAGCGAGTTCACCGGCGTGGACACCCGCGTGCAGGTCAACCAAGTGCCGGGCGGGATGATTTCCAACCTGGCCAACCAGCTCAAGGAACAGGGTGCGCTGAACCGCATGAACGAAGTGCTGGAAGAGATTCCGCGCGTGCGTGCCGACCTCGGCTTCCCGCCGCTGGTCACCCCGACCTCGCAGATCGTCGGCACCCAGGCGTTCTTCAACGTGCTGGCTGGCGAGCGCTACAAGACCATCACCAACGAGGTGAAGCTGTACCTGCAGGGCCGCTACGGCAAGGCGCCGGGCAAGGTCGACGAGCAACTGCGCAAGCAGGCCATCGGCAGCGAGGAAGTGATCGACGTGCGCCCGGCCGACCTGCTCAAGCCCGAGCTGGCGCGCCTGCGTGAAGAGATCGGCAGCCTGGCTAAGTCCGAAGAGGACGTGCTGACCTTCGCCATGTTCCCCGATATCGGGCGCAAGTTCCTCGAGGAGCGCGCGGCCGGCACCCTCAAGCCGGAAGAGCTGCTGCCCATGCCGAACGGCCAGGGCAAGGCGGCGCCGGTGGGCGGTGAAGGTGTGCCGACCGAGTTCGTGGTCGACGTACATGGCGAAAGCTACCGCGTCGACATCACCGGTGTTGGCGTCAAGGGCGACGGCAAACGCCACTTCTACCTGTCCATCGACGGCATGCCGGAAGAAGTGGTGTTCGAGCCGCTCAACGAGTTCGTCGCAGGCGCCGGCGGCAAGCGCAAGCAGGCCGGTGCACCGGGCGACGTGTCCACCACCATGCCGGGCAATATCGTCGATGTGCTGGTCAAGGAAGGTGACAAGGTCAAGGCCGGTCAGGCCGTGCTGATCACCGAAGCGATGAAGATGGAAACCGAAGTACAGGCGCCGATTGCCGGTACCGTCACGGCCGTTCACGTGGCCAAGGGCGACCGCGTCAATCCGGGCGAAGTGCTGGTGGAAATCGAAGGTTAACCTCTATGGAGCCCGGCCTGTTGGATGGGCAAGTTTGACGGGGCGTAACCCGGGCTCCTTTTTTATTCACAGGCGCCTCGCTTGAGGCGCCACAGGGCGAGCCGCGAGACTAATGACGCTCACGGCCTTTCGTAGGAGCCCCGCCCCGGGGCGAAGCTTGTCAGTCGAGCATTGCCCCGGTTCGCGGCGGGGCGCCGCTCCTACGCATGCACAGCGTCGACGTTTAACAGGCCGCGAGGCTAATGCCGATCAGATAAGATTGCCAAAGCGGCCTTTCGTAGGAGCCCCGCCTCGGGGCGAAGCTTGTCAGTCGAGCATTGCCCCGGTTCGCGGCGGGGCGCCGCTCCTACGCATGCACAGCGTCGACGTTTAACAGGCCGCCAGGCGCCTTTTCTTTGCAGGCAGGTGCCGGCGCGTTCTACGTTTTCCGGTCATGCTCCGGTGCTGCGCCGCCATGGCGAGGCAAAGCAGGTCGATCAGCACCGTCCTGTGCCGGGGCATGACCCTTTCCTTCGCGACATGAGTGGCCAAACGCCAGAATCGCGCGTCAATCTGAGCGTTCTATCTATCCAACGCAACAGATGGAGGTGAGTCCAAGTGGGCCTGGATCCGGTGGTGTTGTTCTTCGTCTTCGGCCTGGTTGCCGGCTTGCTCAAGAGTGAGCTGAAGCTACCGGCAGCGCTGTATGAAACCCTGTCGATCATTCTGCTGCTGGCCATCGGCCTGCACGGCGGCGTGGAGCTGGCCGAACAAGCCAGCGTGCAACTGCTCGGCCAGGCCGGGCTGGTGCTGGCACTGGGCATTGTCCTGCCGATTCTGGCTTTCGGTCTGCTGCGCGGCCTGCGCTTCGACCGCGTCAATGCCGCCGCGGTGGCGGCGCATTATGGTTCGGTCAGCGCCGGTACCTTCGCTGTGGTGGTGGCCTACATGCTGGCCAAGGGCATCGAGTTCGAAAGCTACATGCCGCTGTTCGTGGCCATCCTGGAGATTCCGGCGATTCTGGTCGGTATCGTCCTGGCCAAGGGCATTTCGCGTGAGACCCACTGGGGCGAACTGGGCCGCGAGATCTTCCTCGGCAAGAGCATCATGCTGCTGCTCGGCGGCCTGGTGATCGGCGCGATCGCCGGTAAGGAGGCAATCAAGCCGCTGGAGCCACTGTACACCAGCATGTTCAAGCCGGTGCTGGCGTTCTTCCTGCTGGAGATGGGCCTGATCGCCTCGGGTCAGCTCGGTGCGCTGAAGCAGTTCGGTGTACGCCTGGCGGCCTTTGCCCTGCTGATGCCGCTGCTCGGTGCGCTGATCGGCGCCTTGCTGGCGCGCTTCATGGGCCTGAGCCTGGGCGGCACGGCGATGCTTGCCACGCTCGCGGCCTCGGCGTCCTATATCGCCGTGCCGGCGGCGATGCGCCTGGCCTTGCCCGAGGCCAACCCGTCGCTGTCGCTGACCGCCTCGCTGGGCATCACCTTCCCATTCAATATCCTGATCGGCATTCCGCTGTACCTGGCGCTGGCCGAACGACTGATCGCCTGGGGGTTCTAAGATGAACGCACATAGCCGCAACCTGCTCACCGTGATCTGCGAGGCGGCGCTGGAGAAGCGCCTGCTGGCCGATCTGGAAACGCTCGGCGCGCCCGGTTGGACCATCTCCGACGCCCGTGGTCGCGGGCACCGTGGCGTGCGCAGCGCCGGCTGGGACACAGAGGGCAATATCCGCCTGGAAATCATCTGCAACCGCGAACTGGCCGAGCGCATCGCCGAACATCTGCAGGTGCGCTACTACGATCACTTCGCCATGGTCTGCTACCTGGCGCAGGTGGAAGTACTGCGTGGGGAGAAGTTCTGACTGGTCCCTGGCAGGGTGCGCTATGCGCACCAGCCCAGGTTAGCCGTGATCGGGGAGAGTCTGGTGCGCGCGGCGCACCCTACGGCCTAAAGCCCCTCCCACGTTCACGGTGCGTTTTGTGGACGGGGGCTTTAGCCGCGAGCCTGCGTATCAGCTCTGTGGAAAACGCGCGCGTGGCGTCGCCATTGGAATCTTGTCGCCATCGAGCGGTAGGAAGCTGCCCAGCTCGGCGTCGTAGGCCTTGATCTGGCTGGTTTCGATGTCATACACCCAGCCATGGATGAACAGTTGGCCGCGCGCCAGCTTGGCTGCCACCGACGGATGGGTGCAGAGGTGGTTGAGCTGCGCCACCACGTTCTCTTCGGTGAGCACGGCCAGGGCTTCCTTGTCGTCGCTGCAGTTGCAGTTCTCTGCCACCACGCTGCGCGCCACTTCGGCATGGCGCAGCCAGGCCTTGACCGTGGGCATGGTTTCCAGCGAAGCCGGATTGAGCACCGCCTTCATCGCGCCGCAGTCGGAGTGACCGCAGATGACGATGTGCTGCACACCAAGGGCCATCACCGCGTATTCGATGGCGGTGGAAACGCCGCCCATCATCTGCCCATAGGCCGGCACCACGTTGCCGACATTGCGGTTGACGAACAGGTCGCCCGGCGAGCTCTGGGTGATCAGCTCCGGCACCACGCGCGAGTCGGCGCAGGTGATGAACATGGCCCGTGGGTTCTGGGCGGTGGCGAGCTTCTTGAACAGCTCTTCCTGCTGCGGGAAGACCTCGTTGCGAAAGCGCTTGAAGCCATCGACGATGCTGTGCAGCGCCTGCTCGGCGGTTTCGTTGCCCTCGTGGGCCTGAAGCGGAATCGCCTGATGTTTGTAAGGCATGCTCTAAACCTCAATGAACCTGAAAAATGCTGCTAGAACGACTGTCGTCAGGCTATGCGAGTCACATGCCAATGTCTCGTGTTACGCAGATGACGCGACAACCGGTGCTAGTACGTACCGACTACGGACAATCATCACACGGCGGATGTTCACAACAGGCTCAATTGTCCACCTGGCGGGCAGAACTGCGAGCAGTCCAGCACCACGCGTTCGCGTTGATCCAGACCCAACCTGCGCCGGGCCAGGCGAAAACGCTGAGCCAGCAGCTCGGCGAACTGCCCCTCGCCACGCATGCGGCTGCCGAAGCGGCTGTCGTAGTGCTTGCCGCCCCGGCTCTGGCGAACCAGGCTCAGCACATGTTCGGCACGTTCGGGAAAGTGCACCCGCAGCCATTGCTCGAACAGCTCGGCAATCTCCAGCGGCAGACGCAACAGCACGTAACCGGCCGAGCGCGCCCCCGCATCGGCCGCTGCTTCGAGCAGCGCTTCCAGCTCCATGTCGTTGATCATCGGAATCATCGGCGCTCACATCACGCTGACCGGCACGCCAGCCTCATGCAGCGTGCGCATGGCTCGCAGACGCGCCGCTGGAGCAGCCGTGCGTGGCTCCATGATGCGCTTCAGCTCATCGTCCAGAGTGGTCAGGCTGAAGGCCACGCTGACCAGGTTATGTCTGGCCAGCTCGCTGAGCAGGTCGAGGTCACGCAGGATCAGCGAACCCTTGGTGATGATGCTCAGCGGGTGCCGGTAGCGCAGCAGGATCTCCAGCGCCTGGCGGGTCAGGCGCTGTTCGCGCTCGATCGGCTGGTAGGCATCGGTATTGATGCCCAGGGCGATGGGCTGGGGCACGTAGCCGGGTTTCTGCAATTGCTCTTCAAGACGCTCGGCCAGGTTGGTCTTGGCGATCAGGCGGGTTTCGAAGTCGATGCCTGGCGACATGTCCCAGTAGGCATGCGTGGGGCGGGCGAAGCAGTAGATGCAGCCATGCTCGCAGCCCCGGTAAGGGTTCACCGAGCGGTCGAAGCCGACATCCGGCGAGTGGTTGCGGGTGATCGCCGTCTTGGCCTGCTCCTTGCGCACTTCAGTGGCGCGGCTCGGCGGGGTTGCGTCCTGATACCAGCCGTCGTCTTCGCGCTCCGAACGGGTC contains the following coding sequences:
- the oadA gene encoding sodium-extruding oxaloacetate decarboxylase subunit alpha, with product MNKKITVTDTVLRDAHQSLLATRMRTEDMLPICDKLDRVGYWSLEVWGGATFDACVRFLKEDPWERLRQLKAALPNTRLQMLLRGQNLLGYRHYSDDVVKAFVAKAAVNGIDVFRIFDAMNDVRNLRVAIEAVKAAGKHAQGTIAYTTSPVHTNEAFVAQAKAMQAMGIDSIAIKDMAGLLTPYATFELVKALKSEVDLPVFIHSHDTAGLGAMCQLKAIEAGADHIDTAISSLAWGTSHPGTESMVAALKGSPYDTGLDLQLIQEIGMYFHAVRKKYHQFESEFTGVDTRVQVNQVPGGMISNLANQLKEQGALNRMNEVLEEIPRVRADLGFPPLVTPTSQIVGTQAFFNVLAGERYKTITNEVKLYLQGRYGKAPGKVDEQLRKQAIGSEEVIDVRPADLLKPELARLREEIGSLAKSEEDVLTFAMFPDIGRKFLEERAAGTLKPEELLPMPNGQGKAAPVGGEGVPTEFVVDVHGESYRVDITGVGVKGDGKRHFYLSIDGMPEEVVFEPLNEFVAGAGGKRKQAGAPGDVSTTMPGNIVDVLVKEGDKVKAGQAVLITEAMKMETEVQAPIAGTVTAVHVAKGDRVNPGEVLVEIEG
- a CDS encoding sodium-dependent bicarbonate transport family permease, whose protein sequence is MGLDPVVLFFVFGLVAGLLKSELKLPAALYETLSIILLLAIGLHGGVELAEQASVQLLGQAGLVLALGIVLPILAFGLLRGLRFDRVNAAAVAAHYGSVSAGTFAVVVAYMLAKGIEFESYMPLFVAILEIPAILVGIVLAKGISRETHWGELGREIFLGKSIMLLLGGLVIGAIAGKEAIKPLEPLYTSMFKPVLAFFLLEMGLIASGQLGALKQFGVRLAAFALLMPLLGALIGALLARFMGLSLGGTAMLATLAASASYIAVPAAMRLALPEANPSLSLTASLGITFPFNILIGIPLYLALAERLIAWGF
- a CDS encoding P-II family nitrogen regulator, whose translation is MNAHSRNLLTVICEAALEKRLLADLETLGAPGWTISDARGRGHRGVRSAGWDTEGNIRLEIICNRELAERIAEHLQVRYYDHFAMVCYLAQVEVLRGEKF
- a CDS encoding carbonic anhydrase, with the protein product MPYKHQAIPLQAHEGNETAEQALHSIVDGFKRFRNEVFPQQEELFKKLATAQNPRAMFITCADSRVVPELITQSSPGDLFVNRNVGNVVPAYGQMMGGVSTAIEYAVMALGVQHIVICGHSDCGAMKAVLNPASLETMPTVKAWLRHAEVARSVVAENCNCSDDKEALAVLTEENVVAQLNHLCTHPSVAAKLARGQLFIHGWVYDIETSQIKAYDAELGSFLPLDGDKIPMATPRARFPQS